GTCTGTTACATCTTCTAAGTAGCGGATGGTATATACGGGTCCAGTCTCTTCTCCATCATCGGTTTTGTCGTTGAATACTCCCATTTCCAGATTTGCATAGCGGGCACTCCATGTGCTCGCGTTCCAATCATCGTCAGACAGACCAATAAAGCGGTCACCCAGGAGTAAGCCTGTATATGCACCGTCTGGTGTATATTCCTGGAAAAGGAAAGCTAAAGAACTATTTCTCCAAAAGTTTGTGCCTCCGTTTGGATCTCCAGACTCATCATATTTTGGTGTGTACTCAGAGAAATAAGTCGGATAGAGATTGGTTTCCTGTCCATCCTTCATCACGCGCAGGATTGGCTGAAAGGCCGTGGCATAGTCCGTTGGACGCAGGTTGTTTTCATTAAGGACACCGGCGTTCACCAACAGGTCTTGGAAGTAACTTTGATTTGAATCGGTGCTACCCGGGTAGGTCAGCGCCGATGGCAAGTGTAAACCGACAATGTTGCCAGTAATGCCCAACGCTTCAGCCGCGGTTTGCGTGCCTTCTACTGTAGGATCCCAATCTTCCGTTGTGTTGTTTAGCAGACTAAGCGCCAGCGGCTTGTCTGCGGTCCAGGTCGCTTCAATACCACGCAGTTTTAGGGAGTGGGCACCTTCGTTCAATGTCACGTAACTGACGCTGGTTTCCTGCAATTGGCTCTGACTGTTGTAGAACTTAGCTTCAATTCTGTACTTACCTGGCAGCAGGTTAATCGTTGCGTTGGAAGCCTCTGGAGTCAGCGAAACAGAGGTGGCGAAATTACCTTTTAGCGCATCTTCATGCGCATTTCCGCAGTTGATCTCGCCATCAGGGATAGGGGCCGGGTTGTCACCGTCAGTGTCTGGATTACAGGCCTCATAGACTTCTTTGACCTTCCATGCATCGCCTTGACTGCCAACAATACCGGTTTCATAAAATTCAACATCGACTGTCGTTGAATCGCCAATCCAAGCTGGAGAAGCCTCCGGTTTTGGAAATTTAACGCCGACGGAGAGAGAGGCCGCACCAGTTACACCTTCCGTTACACTGCCATTTTCTGAGCCACTCTTTTCAGTTTGCTCAGAGCTATTGTTAACGGTGGTGTCGTTCACTGATGCCATTTCTTCAGAGTTACAGCCAGCCAATGCAAGCGATGCCATAATGACAGCCGCAAGCGGGTTCAGTCTAAGTTTCTTCATAATATTCAAGTCCTTTGAGAATTATTCGATTTCAATGTCGATGTTTCCGTCTTGTTCGGTGATGCTGAAGTTCACTGTTTGGCTAACTTCCTGACCTAGCTCATCCGCAATATATGCAGTGACGCTGTAGGTGCCTGCGCCCAATGAACCCGCCGGGAACACCACGGTGTTATCCATGTCTGTGATGGTGATACCGGTGTTGGATGCCCAACCGAACGAGAGGACGTCTGTTTTGTCGTCAGACGCTGCAACGGTGATAGTGATTGGCTGACCGTTTTTCTCTCCCGCGACGACTTTTTGCTGCGATGGAGAGGCGGACATTGCGGTGATAACAGGTCGATTGTCCATATCAACGGTCAGTGACTGACTGTCGGTAGAAGACTGGCTCATCTCGTCGCTGACTGTCGCAGTGACAATAATGGTGCCTTCGGTCAGGCTGGTACCCAGTAAGGTCGCCGTTAATCCGTCGTCACTGACGCGCAGGGCCGCGCCGTTAGAAGCTGTCCAATTGATAGACAGTTCAGATGTCTGGGTGTAGTCATCTGATACGCTAGCCGTAAACACGACATCTGTTGAACCTGCACCTTCTTCACTCACTGAAACATGGGTGTGCGAAGCTGACACAGAGATGGTTGGGTTTTCATCGTCAGAGACAGAGACGACAAGCAACTGAGAAGCGCTGGTTGATTGACCATACTCATCCGCAACAGTCACTCTTACCGTGGTATTGCCTGCAGTGAGGTCGCCAGCTTTCAGGGTTGCGGTTTGTTTATCTGACGAGACTACCAGCACAGCGCCATTACTTGCTGTCCAAGTCACAACCAGATCTGCTGTTGGGGTGAAGTCATCAGAGTAGGTTGCTGTGAAGACAACATCATGGGCACCCTGACCGTTTTCAACCATTTCCACCGTGTTATGGCTGGAAGAAACAGTCACTTCTGGCGCTGCATCGTCTGCGACATTCACCGTCAGAGATTGCTGCTTCACGGTGGATTGGTCGTAGCCATCTGTGACAGTGATGATGACGTTTGTCTCTCCGGCGACCAGAGAGCCTTCAAGTATTGTGGCTTGGGTTTTGTCTGCTGAGATAACAAGTGGTACACCGTTATCTGTCGTCCAACTGACGGCCAGATCTGCTGTCGGTGTTATGTCATCACTGAACTGTGCTGTAAACACAACGTCATGTGCGCCTTGGCCAAATTCAGCAATGTCTACCACATTGTGGCTGGCAGAAAGAGACACCTCCGGTGCGACGTCTTCTGTCACAATGACATCAATAGTGACCGTTTTGGAGGTGGTTTGCCCATATGCATCTGTGACACTAATTGTCACTTCAGTCATGCCAGCAATCAGGTTCTCTTTACGTAGTATGGCTTTTTTACCATCTTCGGAGATTTCCAGTGGCAGGCTGTTAGTGGCTGACCAACTCACTTCCAGCGAGTCTTCGCTGGTACGATCGTCACTGAAGGTTGCGTCAAAGGTAATATCCTTTGCGCCTTCGCCTTTGTCAGTCATCTCAACAACTAAATCTGAAGCCAGCAGATCGACAACAGGTGGATTATCTTCTGTTACGACAAGTCGTGTTTGAACTTGCGTTGTTTCACCGAGGTTATCGGTTGCCGTGACGGTGACCGTGTATTCACCAGCCTCAATCGTCATCCCTTCCACAAGGGCTGCATGATGACTGTCAATGATGGTGAATGCGGCACTTTCGGTCCCAGAGCTATCGACAAATGCCCAGGTAAGACTTGGTGAAGGATCTTGGTCATCACGCACTATGGCTCGAATACGCCATTCATCTTGTGCGAATCCGTTGACCGTCAATACCTCATTGGAGCTTGGTGAAATGAAGACTTCCGGTGCCTGATTAGGAATAACCGCAATACTCAGGTTTGCTTCCGATGACTTAGGTGTTGTGTTGTCATCCGTTGCTGTGACGGAGAGTTCGATGTTGCCTGCCGTGACGGAAGGGTATTCGCAACGAGCCTCTGCACAGCTACCTTGTGGCAAGTTGTCCCATGCATAGCTGATGGCGTCGCCTTGTTTATCAATCGCGATAACATCAATGGCGAGGTCTAGTCCTTCAACGACGCTGACTTCATTGCCTAGCGCATGACGCTGGCCATTGACATCAAAACCTACGATTTCAGGTGCAACATTGCCGTTTGGTTTGACGTTAAAAATCAGTTCGTTAGATGCTGCTTTGCCGTATTCATCTTCAGCTGTGATGGTCACAATATGCTTGCCTTCAGCAGTAAATCTGACGGTGCTGTATTGGCGGCCATTGTCTGTGACTGAGCAGGCGTCGGTGCAGGTGATTTGATGGGTGAAATCATTACCATCGCGATCAAAAATGCGGTATGAAAACTTGCCTTCATCAGAAACGCGCAAATTGCTTGCGTTAGACTTCCACGCTGAGATTCTCGGCGCGCTGTTTTCTCTCTCAATAGTAATGCCGCTGTATACATCACCCGGCTGCATACCGTCAGGTAAAGTGATGGTTTCGACTTGATCTAACAATCTCAGCCTCACGTCCCCTTCACAATTTGAAGAGAGTGAAAACTCACCGTTTTCATCGGATATGGTGGAGAATCGGGTACCGGTTAATCTTGCCTGAATCCATGTGTTTGCGATTGGTGTCGTGCCATCCGGTTCTACAATCGTTCCGGAGATAGAGCACTGGTAGGGATTCATTAGTTCGTGAGAAACATCAATGTTGACGTCACATTCGCCAACGGTAGAGA
The nucleotide sequence above comes from Grimontia kaedaensis. Encoded proteins:
- a CDS encoding carboxypeptidase-like regulatory domain-containing protein, whose protein sequence is MLKTKPSILAIALASILVGCGGSGDDSPNTSTPNVETPETGTPDTGNPSPQATLLQAVSGTLTTPDYQAIPNADVSISIVDKTGASLFLQSSTTDSDGVFEAQLPTFENASSATSVIVSYNKAGFTSGERLFAIDENSVAIAADAIISPVVVQSFKKQDLQIVASSSDKQSVTFSLVKDSDGRKAIRAGTPLAMSETASNLKIDLPIEAIGDDVEALTVEMAHFDSADITDIQSFPGDFVGYGETENQGVGTNFAVDNSQEDPYRLISTTFAQISITDQNGDLLPISERLAASGDTPTVQAYVSPEAYRTITEDVALDIAGIQVPIYVYRYSKWEFVGNGTLTDNLGDPLDGQFTGTLPDYLASLPGSVYVSIPVTSANEWVQWINLDWPVFAEPTQTCVTGKLSYERGEAYTRGVALTLPDGGTQWLYADNNGNVSASFQAIQGDSGNYNVYAYNYFTQEDENYQPNVSTVGECDVNIDVSHELMNPYQCSISGTIVEPDGTTPIANTWIQARLTGTRFSTISDENGEFSLSSNCEGDVRLRLLDQVETITLPDGMQPGDVYSGITIERENSAPRISAWKSNASNLRVSDEGKFSYRIFDRDGNDFTHQITCTDACSVTDNGRQYSTVRFTAEGKHIVTITAEDEYGKAASNELIFNVKPNGNVAPEIVGFDVNGQRHALGNEVSVVEGLDLAIDVIAIDKQGDAISYAWDNLPQGSCAEARCEYPSVTAGNIELSVTATDDNTTPKSSEANLSIAVIPNQAPEVFISPSSNEVLTVNGFAQDEWRIRAIVRDDQDPSPSLTWAFVDSSGTESAAFTIIDSHHAALVEGMTIEAGEYTVTVTATDNLGETTQVQTRLVVTEDNPPVVDLLASDLVVEMTDKGEGAKDITFDATFSDDRTSEDSLEVSWSATNSLPLEISEDGKKAILRKENLIAGMTEVTISVTDAYGQTTSKTVTIDVIVTEDVAPEVSLSASHNVVDIAEFGQGAHDVVFTAQFSDDITPTADLAVSWTTDNGVPLVISADKTQATILEGSLVAGETNVIITVTDGYDQSTVKQQSLTVNVADDAAPEVTVSSSHNTVEMVENGQGAHDVVFTATYSDDFTPTADLVVTWTASNGAVLVVSSDKQTATLKAGDLTAGNTTVRVTVADEYGQSTSASQLLVVSVSDDENPTISVSASHTHVSVSEEGAGSTDVVFTASVSDDYTQTSELSINWTASNGAALRVSDDGLTATLLGTSLTEGTIIVTATVSDEMSQSSTDSQSLTVDMDNRPVITAMSASPSQQKVVAGEKNGQPITITVAASDDKTDVLSFGWASNTGITITDMDNTVVFPAGSLGAGTYSVTAYIADELGQEVSQTVNFSITEQDGNIDIEIE